In Alphaproteobacteria bacterium, the genomic stretch AAGCAAGGCATGAAATTCAAGCTCGGCACCAAGGTCACTGCGGCGAAAGCGAATGACAAGGGCGTTGACCTCACGCTCGAACCCGCAGCGGGCGGCGCAAGCGAAAGCATGCAAGCTGAAATCGTGCTCCTGTGCATCGGCCGCCGCCCCTACACAGATGGACTTGGGCTCGATGCCGTTGGCGTTGAGCTTGATGAGCGCGGCCGCATCAAAACCGGCAAGAAATTCCAGACCAGCGTGCCCGGCATCTATGCGATCGGCGATGCCATCGCCGGGCCGATGCTGGCACATAAGGCGGAAGATGAGGGCGTCGTGTGCGCCGAAATGCTGGCGGGCCAGCATCCTCACATCAACTACGATGCTATTCCCGGTGTTGTTTACACGTGGCCCGAGGTCGCCTCGGTCGGCAAAACCGAAGAGGAATTGAAGAAGGAAGGCGTGCAATACAAGGCGGGCAAATTCCCCTTCACCGCCAACGGCCGCGCGCGCGCGATGGCGGATACCGAAGGTTTCGTCAAAATCCTCGCGGATGCGCGCACCGATAAGTTATTGGGCGCACATATCGTCGGGCCCGATGCGGGCACCATGATCGCTGAACTGGCGATGGCTATCGAATTCGGCGCCAGCGCCGAAGATGTCGCCCGCACCTGCCACGCCCACCCCACGCTCAATGAAGCCGTGAAAGAAGCCGCGCTCGCCGTGGACGGCAGGCCTATACATATTTAGCGTTTCTGTTTCGCTCTTGGATGCGCGTTTTCGTAAACGCTACCGAGCCGCGCGGCATCCACCTTCGTGTACATCTGCGTCGTTGAAAGCGAAGCGTGGCCGAGCAATTCCTGCAGCGTGCGCAAATCCGCCCCGCCCTGCAGCAAATGCGTCGCGAAGCTGTGGCGCAGCGCGTG encodes the following:
- a CDS encoding dihydrolipoyl dehydrogenase translates to MTVSNFDLVVIGAGPGGYVAAIRAAQLGMKVACVEARKALGGTCLNVGCIPSKALLTSSEKYVETKSHLAVHGVKVGDVSLDLTAMMAHKNKVVKDNTQGIDFLFKKNKVARFTGKGRILSANTVMVEGEAGKETLTTKNILIASGSESTPLKGITVDEKRIVTSTGALELESVPKSMVVIGGGVIGLELGSVWQRLGAEVTVIEFLDRILPTNDGEVSKNMQRILGKQGMKFKLGTKVTAAKANDKGVDLTLEPAAGGASESMQAEIVLLCIGRRPYTDGLGLDAVGVELDERGRIKTGKKFQTSVPGIYAIGDAIAGPMLAHKAEDEGVVCAEMLAGQHPHINYDAIPGVVYTWPEVASVGKTEEELKKEGVQYKAGKFPFTANGRARAMADTEGFVKILADARTDKLLGAHIVGPDAGTMIAELAMAIEFGASAEDVARTCHAHPTLNEAVKEAALAVDGRPIHI